The genomic stretch TAGACCGGCAGTATCAGCTAGAATCACCGGATAATcacatatatttaaatttaattcaacaatGTCCCTTGTGGTTCCAGCAATAGGTGTAACTATTGCAGCTTCTCGTTGAACAAGATAATTCAGCAAACTACTTTTCCCAACATTTGGTTCCCCAAGAATTACTGTTCGCACACCTTCACGTAATATCTCTCCTCTTCTACCATCTAAAAGGTGACATTTTATTTCCTGATTTAGAACTTTCAATACATTATTGCATTTGTCCATAACACCAGCTTCTATGTTGTCATCTTCACTAAAATCAATGTAAGCCTCGACATGTGCAATAGATTGTAAAAGTGTTTTCCTCCACTTAGTGTACAATTTGCTCAAACTTCCATCAACTTGTAGATATGCTTGTTTTCTCTGCAGTTCTGTCTCTGCATGGATCAGGTCAGCCAACCCTTCAATTTCAGTCAGGTCCAACTTGTTGTTATAGAATGCTCGCCTTGTGAATTCACCCGGTAAAGCATGggcaaatttcaatttcgaaagAGCGGTTGTTACAGCTGCGAGTACAGCAGACCCGCCATGTATCTGAAATTCTACACTGTCCTCTCCAGTGAAAGAATTAGGTCCTataattttaatgttttatcaaattcaagtCTATTACCTTTGATaattattgtacaaaaattatctataataaGTTGCTACCTGGAAACCAAAGACATAAACCCTTGTCTATAACTTCCTTTGTATCTGGGTCATAGATATTTCGAAGAAAGGCTTTTCTGGGTTCAAGTTTCGATAAGTTTGTCATTTTCTTCAAGGCATCAATTGCCTGACCCCCTGATATCCTTATCACAGCAACACCGCATTTTCCGTGCCCTTAAATaacaacgaaaaaatattcaaaattattaaacaataCGTATTTCTCGGCTTTACGGTATAACCTGAGTGGAACTTAAAATCAAGTTAAACCTTCAAAGAatgagttcaaaattcaagttagcGTTCTATATTTACTAAGTTGCGCAAATTTGTTTCAGAACTTGcatattcgaaaatttcagtaaaCAGTTTTAGAGTTACTAGGTTTTCGTGAAATGTATTTGGTTTTAGGTGAGTTAAATATATAGACTAATTGTTAACCAGATGAGAGCgcaaaaattgttgaatttccATTCCATCGtctgttgaagaaaaatactccGGCAGTCTCTGGCGAAATCATGAAGCGGGGAGTTAGGCATCGCACGAGCATCTTTACGAATGGATATTTACAGTATTTTGATGCTTTAAGGATTTTTATACGTTGACTGTGATGTGACCCGATTTGAAAAGTACTTTGTGAGTATCGTTAATAATGGTAAACTGTAAGTAGAACGATTAAATCCAACAAATATGTGACGATCGTAACACTGCTGAAAACTGTCATGGTGGAGGACATGCATACCTACCCAGAAAGCTTACGTTTAATTTTGTGACCAACAACGCGTATTACctatattttacatattttcatttgtttcacaATAGCGAACAAATATCGAACTTGATTGTAGGATGTCTGCGATATTTCTTACAGGGCAATCCTTAATGCCCTTAGGTTCTAGgttcttctattttcaatcCTACTGGTGTTTCATTGGTTAGCAGATGATTACAGGCTGAACTAAtcggtaataatttttgttacagGACCAAGATTGGCGGTAAAATCAAATATATCGCGGTTTGAAGATTGAATTTATCACTCGTTAAATATCTGCGGTCACACCCTCTAATCTTTACATATGATTATTCATATAtcttaataaattttacgcaATGACTATGACCGAAAAAGAGTTGGTGACAAGTAACGAATTACAAAGCAGATGCCATGGCTGGGTGGAATCTCAACAACAGCTTTTATACTCTGAAGACAATgtcttgaaaagaaaattagacaCCGAACCAGAAGACTTCTTTAATACTGATTCGGAATTTGACTCAGTTTCCGAATGCGGAACTAAGAGACGCAGGGTGTTGAAACAAGTCAAAGACGAGGTCTTGAATTTGTTGTGCGAATGGAAGGACTGTTTGTTTGACACCAATTCTCTTGATATTTTTGTCAAACACGTTTCTAATCACATTCCGCAGCTCAAGATCATTACTACGGAAGAGGGTCGGGAAGTTTATGCTTGTCTGTGGAATGGATGCTCCTTCGAATCTGATATTCCTGACGATACAGCCAAACACGTTAATTATCACTCCTATCATACAAAGTTGAAATGTATCGGATCTAACATCAGAGGAAGGGTTAAATTACCtgtgaatataattttattattttgcttgtctaataataattttgattatGGTACACTTGTTTAATTTTAAGCTTCATAACTAAACTGTAATTGACTATTCAAGCAAATTGCGAAATTGAACAATATCATTTTGCAGCATTATctaaaaacttgttccatATGCTGAAAAATACATATGCTTGTATGCATAGATCATTCGACTAATTTTGTTTAGTAATCTTTGTGAAATGAGTTTACTTAAATGTGCTTTAAATtgtgtttgaaattaatacaTTCACATTTTGTATGAAaccattaaaaattatttttttttagaaatgttACCAAGACCagggtttgaaaaatgtgattGACCAACCATTGCCTCAGATCTGTAGTTGGGAGGAATGCCTAAAATCTTTCAATAACTACCAGGCCTACTTGTGGCATGTTGTTACACACATTGAAACTAACCCACGTGGAAATAAGGTAGAGGGAGGAGTGAAATGTCTATGGACAGGTTGTAATGGTAATTACAAAAGTTTGTACAAGCTTCGAGAGCACGTCAGATGTCACACAAAAGAGAAGATGGTTGCTTGCCCAGACTGCGGTGCTACATTTGCTTCCAATACCAAATTTCATGATCACTGCAAACGCCAGATTCCATTGGATTGTAAGTAACTATAACACCAATCTATGgggaaatttttgccaacatTTACAGTCCTATCAAATCAGTCTgtctgatttatttatttggaaTCTGTTACCAGTATTTACaaatctttattattatacttgtattCTGCTGCAGTGCAAGGCTTTCAATGCTCACACTGTAACAAGTATTACCCAACAGAAAGTATACTGAGGAATCATATGCATTTCCATGTATTTCATTATAAATGCACTATGTGCGATATGAGTTGCGAATCACCAGCAAGTTTGGCAAAACACATGCGATATCGCCACATATCCAGCAGACCATTCAAATGTCAGTTGTGCACACATGCAGCGAAATCTGAGCAGGACCTGGACTCACACATGGCAGTTCATACAAGAGGACCGAATTTCATCTGTACTGTAGATGGTTGTTCTTATGGATGCAAAAACTCATACATGATGGACAGGTATTCTTGTGCCTGGactgttattttgaaattagaaagaaaGCAAAATTCATTAATAATACCTGGAACAATGTACACTTGAATTAATTGCCCATGATTCCTTCATTTCTACCTATACATCCAAAAGTTGTTTTGTTtatctgagaattttatttttgtctcacTAGACATATGGAACGTGTGCATTCAAAATTCCTCAGATTTTATTGTTGCCACGAATGTCCAGTAAAATACCGTAAGAGCTATCGTCTTACCAAGCATTTGATTGAAGCTCATCACTTGCAATGGCCAAACGGGCACAAACGGTTTCGTTATAAGAAAGATGAGGATGGCTGCTATCGACTGCAAGTTGTGCGTTATGAAACCTTGGATGAGGATACTGTCAAGACAACAGGGGAGTCCGCACCAAAGGAAAAGAATTACTTATTGGAGCTATCGGCTGGTTCTTCAGTACCAAAGTTGAaggtatatattttcaatcattcatgGGAATTACTTCTATCTTTTGATAATTGAGTTGTAAATctgtatgaatatttttaatgaatttttattcatttcactgAAAAACTATGTCTGATTTTATAGATATCAGAAGAGGTCGAGAAAAGTCTCAATTCCGATTACCTTGAAATGTCCAAACATGAAGCTGCTAACCAGACTGGCAAGTCGATGCCtattgtttcaaatattttaatatggATTGATGAAGTTGATGAAGATGGAAATATTATCGAAAGTAGAGTTGTCGAAACCCAGGAGACCAATGAGCTACCTCCATCTGAAGAACcaccaataataataaagtagaGTTCACCTCTTCGTTGTACATGTAGATACATACCTATGTTGTCAAAGCAATAATTTTACTTCACTAAATTTTGTATCAAGAGACGACAATGAATCTTCAGAATTCTAAAAGCAATaatcaaaacaattttttcccaacaaTAATCGTTGCACGTTTCTTTTGAGACATATGTCGTGTCTGAATTTGTCCAAAGCACTTACACTTCAGTACTCTGTGAGTCAGTGAGCTTACTTGCATGATCGCCACGAAACAGAGTGTTTCGGCTTGAGTAAGCAAGTACAGAAGTGCAATTCCCTTGTGCGCGTTAAGACACGACTACATActtgtaaaaattcataaatgctgaCAGAGGTAATGCTGAAATGCTGAAAAGGTAAACTCAATTGTCTAACCAGGAGACGGGAAACTTACTAATATCCTTTTTATCTAGCGATCTgtgaataattgtaaaattcaattcctgGGTTCAATCAATGTAGTGTGGAGTGAGACGGGATTGAGGAATAAgcctattttatttatttgtaaccATAATAAGTCTATTAAATTGAAGGAATATGCTAGATGAACTTAATTGTCAGTTTTTCAAAGTCTAGAGTCACAACAAAGTCAAATCGTTTAGAAATAAGTCCTAATTAAGTACGAATGTGGTTTTGATTTGTAAGTTGCTCTTTCCAGCTTCAAATTCTAATTGCGAAGTTTTAGCAATTTAAAAAACTCGGGTGTCGAGAGCACGATAAATAGATTGGATTGACTATACGAACTCATTTTTTCCCACTATAAGTCAACATTGCAAGTCTTTCTTTcccagaaaaaaattcttaacaaaatcaattcatttcaattttttctcgcaCGACGAAATTCATCATTTGCTAAGTTTTTTAGCAGTGTTGTCAGAGCCACCTTTTGTACAATGTGCTGAACCTGCTGAACTGAGGTGTAACCAACTAATAACCACCCACTGTACGCTACAGATTCCAGTGATGGCTTGTATGCATCTTAACCTTGTCGTAGTATAACTGATAAAAATCCATCGAAAATGAACGTATTTTCGGCTTTAAAGCTTTACATCACCAAAATGACCGAAGAGAGCGGTCCTGGTATGAAAGTGCTTCTAATGGATAAGCAAAcggtaattaattttcgatccccagattaggttaggtttagcTGTCAAACTAGTACGTCAGTTCTGCTGTTGCGGCAATAATTAAATGTTGTTTCACCTAAACAGGAGTTATAGTTGAAATCGGATTTCGATCGTGAAAATCAGATACATGAAGAAgctaattttcttatttcttgtattttcaGACAAGCATTGTTAGTAATGTTTACAGCAAATcagaaattttgcaaaaagaaGTTTACTTATTCGAACGCATAGACAGTGGAGCGCAGCCCGAGGGTCTTCGTCACTTGAAATGCATTGTATTTTTGAGGCCAACTGCAGAGAATATTTCCCTACTCTGTAGAGAGCTGAGGTACCCAAAATATGGGGTGTATTACATATGTGAGTATTCTCTTTACTGTCCGTTGAATTGAATCATCAAATTATAAATGACACTGTTCATTTAACCATTCATACTTGGTTTCATTAAATTATCATCGAGTAGTTGTTGTAAAGTTTTAAGAAGACACTTGGGCACACAGGATCCTTCATAAGGTCATTAATTAAGATTTCAGTAACATAATAGC from Diprion similis isolate iyDipSimi1 chromosome 12, iyDipSimi1.1, whole genome shotgun sequence encodes the following:
- the LOC124413189 gene encoding histone H4 transcription factor gives rise to the protein MTMTEKELVTSNELQSRCHGWVESQQQLLYSEDNVLKRKLDTEPEDFFNTDSEFDSVSECGTKRRRVLKQVKDEVLNLLCEWKDCLFDTNSLDIFVKHVSNHIPQLKIITTEEGREVYACLWNGCSFESDIPDDTAKHVNYHSYHTKLKCIGSNIRGRVKLPKCYQDQGLKNVIDQPLPQICSWEECLKSFNNYQAYLWHVVTHIETNPRGNKVEGGVKCLWTGCNGNYKSLYKLREHVRCHTKEKMVACPDCGATFASNTKFHDHCKRQIPLDLQGFQCSHCNKYYPTESILRNHMHFHVFHYKCTMCDMSCESPASLAKHMRYRHISSRPFKCQLCTHAAKSEQDLDSHMAVHTRGPNFICTVDGCSYGCKNSYMMDRHMERVHSKFLRFYCCHECPVKYRKSYRLTKHLIEAHHLQWPNGHKRFRYKKDEDGCYRLQVVRYETLDEDTVKTTGESAPKEKNYLLELSAGSSVPKLKISEEVEKSLNSDYLEMSKHEAANQTGKSMPIVSNILIWIDEVDEDGNIIESRVVETQETNELPPSEEPPIIIK
- the LOC124413190 gene encoding tRNA modification GTPase GTPBP3, mitochondrial isoform X1 produces the protein MLVRCLTPRFMISPETAGVFFFNRRWNGNSTIFALSSGHGKCGVAVIRISGGQAIDALKKMTNLSKLEPRKAFLRNIYDPDTKEVIDKGLCLWFPGPNSFTGEDSVEFQIHGGSAVLAAVTTALSKLKFAHALPGEFTRRAFYNNKLDLTEIEGLADLIHAETELQRKQAYLQVDGSLSKLYTKWRKTLLQSIAHVEAYIDFSEDDNIEAGVMDKCNNVLKVLNQEIKCHLLDGRRGEILREGVRTVILGEPNVGKSSLLNYLVQREAAIVTPIAGTTRDIVELNLNICDYPVILADTAGLRKETTDIVEIEGIHRAKNYAKGADFIILLANSFSYLRSKKKYEEFIIEYVEGLGLNDVLLNNGKVMDHCMVVMNKIDLLEPQERESLLKDDRSIFISCTKEVGLQRFSKCIAIHLKNLCGDPCRENPTVSQTRHRIHLTNCSEHIDNYFDLIKCEKSDIVLAAQEVRNAMRELGLITGHVSVEQILDVIFKDFCIGK
- the LOC124413190 gene encoding tRNA modification GTPase GTPBP3, mitochondrial isoform X2; the protein is MTNLSKLEPRKAFLRNIYDPDTKEVIDKGLCLWFPGPNSFTGEDSVEFQIHGGSAVLAAVTTALSKLKFAHALPGEFTRRAFYNNKLDLTEIEGLADLIHAETELQRKQAYLQVDGSLSKLYTKWRKTLLQSIAHVEAYIDFSEDDNIEAGVMDKCNNVLKVLNQEIKCHLLDGRRGEILREGVRTVILGEPNVGKSSLLNYLVQREAAIVTPIAGTTRDIVELNLNICDYPVILADTAGLRKETTDIVEIEGIHRAKNYAKGADFIILLANSFSYLRSKKKYEEFIIEYVEGLGLNDVLLNNGKVMDHCMVVMNKIDLLEPQERESLLKDDRSIFISCTKEVGLQRFSKCIAIHLKNLCGDPCRENPTVSQTRHRIHLTNCSEHIDNYFDLIKCEKSDIVLAAQEVRNAMRELGLITGHVSVEQILDVIFKDFCIGK